The Vicinamibacteria bacterium genome segment AGGCTGCCCAGGGAGAGGACGAGGGCGGCGGCTGCGGCCAGGACGGGCCAGATCCAAGCCCGCCGCGCTCCAGCGGGGCGAGCCACGGCGGCGAAGATGCGCCGGCGCAGGTGGGGCGCGGGGGGCACGGGGGGGGTGGCCAGTCCGATGCGGTCGGCGACGGTCTCGAAGGCCGCGAGCTCCCGGCGCCCCTCCTCGCTTCCCGCTAGGCGCTCCTCGAAGTAGGCGCGGTCCTCGCCGTCCAGGGCCCCCAGGGCGGCCAGAGGAGCCAGTTCGAGGAGGCGGTCGTCGGTCATGAGGACCTCCCTCCCAGGACCTCGCGCAGCCGAATCATGGCCGTCCGGATCCTTGTCTTGACCGTCCCCAGCGGCTCGCGGAGGCGCTCCGAGATCTCGGACTGCGTGAGTCCTTCGTAGTAGGCGAGCTCCAGGGCCCGCCGCTGGTCAGGGGACAGGCCCTCCAGAGCCTTCCGCACGGCCAGGGCTTCGTCGCTGCGGGGGAGGGCCACCGCGCCCGGCGGGGCCGTGCCCGCATCCTCACGGCGTGAGGTTCGTCTGCGCAGGCGGTCGAGGGCGCGGGTGCGGGCTATCGTGCAAAGCCAAGCCTCGGGTGAACCACGGCGGGGATCGAAGCGAGTCGCCTGGCGCCAGACTTGGACGAAGACCTCCTGGACCACGTCCTCGGCTTCCGCGCGGTCGTGCAGGATCCGGAGGGCCAGGCCGTTCACGAGCCCGGCGTAGAGGTCATAGAACTCCCCGAGGGCCTTGTGGTCCCCCGAGGTCAGCCGGCGAATCAGCGATTCGGCTTGGGGCGCAGCCATTCCGGAACCGGGAGCCTAGACGGGAGATCT includes the following:
- a CDS encoding sigma-70 family RNA polymerase sigma factor, which gives rise to MAAPQAESLIRRLTSGDHKALGEFYDLYAGLVNGLALRILHDRAEAEDVVQEVFVQVWRQATRFDPRRGSPEAWLCTIARTRALDRLRRRTSRREDAGTAPPGAVALPRSDEALAVRKALEGLSPDQRRALELAYYEGLTQSEISERLREPLGTVKTRIRTAMIRLREVLGGRSS